In Bos indicus x Bos taurus breed Angus x Brahman F1 hybrid chromosome 23, Bos_hybrid_MaternalHap_v2.0, whole genome shotgun sequence, a single genomic region encodes these proteins:
- the CDKN1A gene encoding cyclin-dependent kinase inhibitor 1 isoform X1: MEVLLRTSRAGSRGPDALGHSGAAGWKGPESLNHRHTWRSATCQPEQLYSLSTGAMSELSRDAHQIPRSSKACRCLFGPVDSEQLRQDCDALMASCVQEARERWNFDFVTETPLEGDFAWERVRGLGLPKLYLPVGPRDDLGGGKRPSPSSALLQGTSQEDHLDLSLSCTLVTRSPERPEGTPGGPGPSQGRKRRQTSMTDFYHSKRRLICSKRKP; the protein is encoded by the exons ATGGAAGTTCTGCTGAGAACTTCTAGAG cTGGAAGCAGAGGTCCTGATGCCCTTGGGCATAGTGGAGCTGCAGGATGGAAAGGGCCTGAGTCCCTGAATCATCGTCACACCTGGAGGTCAGCTACTTGCCAACCAGAACAACTGTATTCATTAT CCACAGGTGCCATGTCTGAGCTGTCCAGGGACGCGCATCAAATCCCCCGCAGCAGCAAGGCCTGCCGCTGCCTCTTTGGTCCAGTGGACAGCGAGCAGCTGCGCCAGGACTGCGACGCCCTCATGGCCAGCTGCGTGCAGGAGGCCCGAGAGCGGTGGAACTTCGACTTTGTCACCGAGACGCCGCTGGAGGGGGACTTCGCCTGGGAGCGCGTGAGGGGCCTCGGCCTGCCCAAGCTCTACCTGCCCGTGGGGCCCCGAGACGACCTGGGAGGGGGCAAGCGGCCGAGCCCCTCATCCGCCCTGCTGCAGGGCACGTCTCAGGAGGACCACTTGGACCTGTCGCTGTCCTGCACCCTCGTGACTCGCTCCCCCGAGCGGCCCGAGGGGACCCCCGGTGGGCCTGGCCCCTCCCAGGGCCGGAAACGGCGGCAGACCAGCATGACAG ATTTCTACCACTCCAAACGCAGACTGATCTGCTCCAAGAGGAAGCCCTAA
- the CDKN1A gene encoding cyclin-dependent kinase inhibitor 1 isoform X2 — translation MSELSRDAHQIPRSSKACRCLFGPVDSEQLRQDCDALMASCVQEARERWNFDFVTETPLEGDFAWERVRGLGLPKLYLPVGPRDDLGGGKRPSPSSALLQGTSQEDHLDLSLSCTLVTRSPERPEGTPGGPGPSQGRKRRQTSMTDFYHSKRRLICSKRKP, via the exons ATGTCTGAGCTGTCCAGGGACGCGCATCAAATCCCCCGCAGCAGCAAGGCCTGCCGCTGCCTCTTTGGTCCAGTGGACAGCGAGCAGCTGCGCCAGGACTGCGACGCCCTCATGGCCAGCTGCGTGCAGGAGGCCCGAGAGCGGTGGAACTTCGACTTTGTCACCGAGACGCCGCTGGAGGGGGACTTCGCCTGGGAGCGCGTGAGGGGCCTCGGCCTGCCCAAGCTCTACCTGCCCGTGGGGCCCCGAGACGACCTGGGAGGGGGCAAGCGGCCGAGCCCCTCATCCGCCCTGCTGCAGGGCACGTCTCAGGAGGACCACTTGGACCTGTCGCTGTCCTGCACCCTCGTGACTCGCTCCCCCGAGCGGCCCGAGGGGACCCCCGGTGGGCCTGGCCCCTCCCAGGGCCGGAAACGGCGGCAGACCAGCATGACAG ATTTCTACCACTCCAAACGCAGACTGATCTGCTCCAAGAGGAAGCCCTAA